From the Cryptomeria japonica chromosome 2, Sugi_1.0, whole genome shotgun sequence genome, one window contains:
- the LOC131861552 gene encoding uncharacterized protein LOC131861552 — MDACHLLLGRPWKYDVDARHEGRKSVYIITKNGVNFTMMPLPDDNKDKHIVTSVMLVDEREFMKGVKEKDTPCFGIVVKPKIEPKKQPKNQETERRVGPKHVQNLLDRYKGIVVDSTTNSLPPQREISHCIDLMSGATLPNKAAYKLTPEKNAEVTRQIQELLEKGFIRKSISPCAVPVVLAPKKEGTWRLCTDSRAINKITIRYRFPIPRMEDLMDCRGGAKYYSKMDLKSGHHPIRIRDGDQLKITFKTNEGLFEWMAGETKSPANKVVDALSRRNLEIQEIQLESMGINALKYMYQGHEDFKEA, encoded by the exons atggatgcttgtcatctactaCTAGGCAGGCCTTGgaaatatgatgtagatgctaggcATGAGGGAAGGAAGAGTGTTTATATCATCACCAAGAATGGGGTGAACTTCACTATGATGCCTCTTCCAGATGATAATAAGGATAAgcacattgtgactagtgtcatgctagtgGATGAGAGGGAGTTCATGAAGGGTGTGAAGGAGAAAGATACTCCTTGCTTTGGAATAGTTGTCAagcctaagattgaacctaagaagCAGCCTAAGAACCAAGAGACGGAAAGGAGAGTAGGTCCTAAACACGTTCAAAATCTGCTAGACCGGTATAAGGGGATAGTTGTAGATAGTACCACAAATTCCTTACCCCCTCAAAGGGAAATTAGTCATTGTATTGACCTCATGTCAGGTGCTACACTACCCAATAAGGCAGCATACAAGCTTACCCCTGAAAAAAATGCAGAAGTCACAAGACAGATCCAAGAATTgcttgagaaagggttcattaggaagagcataagtccttgtgcagtTCCTGTAGTACTAGCTCCcaagaaagaaggaacatggaggttgtgtaccGACTCTAGGGCTATCAATAAGATAACAATCAGATATAGATTCCCAATTCCAAGAAtggaggacttgatggattgtcgAGGAGGGGCCAAGTATtattccaaaatggatttgaaaagtggTCATCATCCAAtaaggatcagagatggagaccaattGAAGATAacttttaagaccaatgaaggcctaTTTGAGTGGATG GCAGGAGAAACTAAATCACCAgctaataaagttgttgatgcacttaGTAGAAGGAACTTAGAAATCCAGGAGATTCAATTGGAAAGCATGGGAATCAATGCCTTAAAATACATGTATCAGGGGCATGAAGATTTTAAGGAGGCCTAA